In Paroedura picta isolate Pp20150507F chromosome 1, Ppicta_v3.0, whole genome shotgun sequence, the following are encoded in one genomic region:
- the HADHB gene encoding trifunctional enzyme subunit beta, mitochondrial codes for MTSILTCTVKTLPAATVWTARFFVRSFSCSHQLNAAVQPKTKKTLAKNGVKNIVLVDGVRIPFLQSGTTYSDLMPHDLSRASLQGLLSRTNVPKEVVDYIVYGTVIQEVKTSNVAREAALGAGFSDKTPAHTVTMACISSNQAMTTGVGLIASGQCDVVVAGGVELMSDVPIRHSRKMRKTMLGLTRAKTLGQRLSLISRIRPDYFAPELPAVAEFSTSETMGHSADRLAAAFAISRAEQDEYALRSHSLAKKAQDDGLLTDIVAFKVPGRDTVVKDNGIRPSSLEQMGKLKAAFVKPYGTVTAANSSFLTDGASAVLLMSEEKALAMGYKPKAYLRDFVYVSQDPKDQLLLGPTYGTPKVLEKAGLTMADIDVFEFHEAFAGQILANLKAMDSDWFAQNYMGRKSKVGAPPLEKFNNWGGSLSLGHPFGATGCRLVMTAAHRLKKEGGQYGLVAACAAGGQGHAMIVELYPQ; via the exons ttgTGAGGTCATTCAGCTGTTCACACCAGTTAAATGCAGCAG TTCAACCCAAGACTAAGAAGACTTTAGCCAAAAATGGGGTGAAGAATATTGTACTGGTGGATGGAGTTCGCATTCCGTTTTTGCAGTCAGGAACCAC GTATTCAGATCTGATGCCACATGACTTGAGCAGAGCATCGCTACA GGGCTTGCTGAGCCGGACCAATGTACCAAAGGAAGTTGTTGACTATATTGTTTATGGCACTGTCATCCAAGAGGTGAAAACAAGCAATGTTGCCAGAGAG gctgctTTGGGAGCTGGCTTCTCAGACAAGACTCCTGCGCACACTGTCACTATGGCTTGCATCTCTTCAAACCAGGCCATGACCACAG GTGTCGGTCTCATTGCTTCTGGCCAGTGTGACGTAGTGGTTGCAGGCGGCGTTGAGCTGATGTCAGATGTTCCCATCAGACACAGCAGGAAGATGAGGAAGACTATGCTAGGTCTCACGAGGGCAAAGACCTTGGGTCAGAGGCTGTCCTTGATCTCCAGGATCCGTCCTGATTACTTTGCTCCTGAG TTGCCAGCCGTGGCAGAGTTCTCCACCAGTGAGACGATGGGTCACTCAGCAGACCGTCTGGCAGCGGCTTTCGCCATCTCACGTGCCGAGCAAGACGAATACGCCCTGCGGTCTCACAGCCTGGCCAAGAAAGCCCAGGATGATGGGCTTCTCACCGATATTGTTGCATTCAAAGTGCCAG GCAGGGATACTGTTGTGAAGGACAATGGAATTCGTCCTTCTTCATTGGAGCAGATGGGCAAACTGAAAGCTGCTTTTGTCAAGCCTTACGGAACGGTCACGGCTGCCAACTCTTCTTTCCTG ACGGATGGAGCCTCCGCAGTCCTCCTGATGTCGGAAGAGAAAGCTTTGGCAATGGGGTACAAGCCCAAGGCCTACCTCAG GGATTTTGTATATGTGTCCCAGGACCCAAAGGACCAGCTGCTGCTTGG ccccacctacggTACTCCCAAGGTGCTAGAGAAGGCTGGCCTGACCATGGCAGATATTGATGTGTTTGAGTTTCATGAAGCATTTGCA GGCCAGATTTTGGCTAACCTGAAAGCTATGGACTCAGATTGGTTTGCTCAAAACTACATGGGCAGAAAGTCTAAG gttggggcccctcccctggagaaattcaATAACTGGGGTGGGTCTCTGTCACTGGGACACCCCTTTGGCGCCACCGGCTGCCGATTGGTAATGACTGCTGCCCACCGGTTGAAGAAAGAGGGTGGCCAGTATGGGCTGGTGGCTGCGTGTGCTGCAGGAGGACAG GGTCATGCAATGATAGTGGAACTTTACCCACAGTAA